ATAGGATTGACACGTGATCGTGAAGAGTTATACGACCGCATTAACTACCGTGTCGACCAGATGATGACAGACGGTTTACTGGAAGAGGCCCGCAAAGTATATCCTTTCCGTCATTTAAATTCTCTTAATACCGTCGGTTACAAAGAATTATTCAATTATTTTGACGGCGAATGGTCGCTTGACCTGGCCATCGAAAAAATCAAACGCAACTCCCGCGTCTATGCCCGCAAGCAAATGACCTGGTTCAAGCGCGACGAAGAGATTGAATGGTTCCATCCGGAACAGGAAACAGAGATTATAAACTTCATTGAAGAGACAATATCTTCGTCTCATAATTTGTAAAAGTCAGAAGACTTCACTAAGCACTCCAAAATTACTTATTAAGTAAGCCTCAACTTACTCACCGAGTAACCTCTGAGCTACTTACTAAGTAGACTTTGATTTACTTATCGAGTAAGTCAGAGTTTACTTAGTAAGTAGGTTTAACAATCAATTTCTTTGAAAAGAAAGATTTTGATGCAGTACATCCTTAATACTTAAATATTTTTCTTTACTTTTGTAATAATTCCAAGTAGCAACCAAGCGTGGCTTCGAACGGAAGGACATATTAGAAAGCGAAAAGCGTTTACGATATTATTCCTAATTCAGAAAATCGCCAATTTTCAATCACAGAGGAATAATAGACAATGAATGCTTGCGCTCTGTTTGTATACTTATTTGTTATAGGATAAGATTTATACATTATAGAGCGCGGGCTGTTGTTTTATTATCTCTGTGATGGGTGTTTGGCGATACCTCTGAATTGGATAATTGAATGACAGTTCCCGCGCTTTTCTTATTATGAAATTCTTAGATAGTACCAACCGGAGGGAACAGGGTGGCGTAGATAGGGTTATGAAAAGATTAATGATTTTATTTTTGTTGTTTATTTCTACTTGTTTTATTGGAAAGGGACAAGACTCCAAACCTATTTTGAATATTCATGTAGCAGAAGCTGGTACATTAGATCAAATATCTGTTACAGTGCCTCCTTGTATTGATACGGGAGGATCGTCTTTCATGTGTAAGTTAGATGTAAAAATAACAGGAGAGTTAAATGAGAAAGATTTCCGAACTCTCTCCCAATTATTAGAACACAAATGGTTTGATCTTGATTTATCAGAAGTAAATTTAACAGAAATACCTCGAAAAGCCTTTATGATTAAGGGTGGAACAAATGAAGGGAGTACTGTTTGCGATGCATGGGTACAAAAAATAACACTACCATCCACACTAATTAAAATAAACGATTTAGCTTTTGCCAAGTGTGAATATTTAAAAGAGGTAGATTTATCTAAATGTACAAAATTAAACTATGTGGGATATATGGCTTTTGGGAGTTGTGAAAATTTATTGTCTATAGATTTGAGTAATTGTACAGAATTAAAAATTTTAGGCAATAATGCAGGTTCTATTGGACCTTTTAATGAATGTAAAAGACTAAAACAAATGATATTACCTCCAAATTTAGAAATCATAGACAGTGACACATTTCGCTCTTGTGATTTAGAAGAAATAGAAATGCCCTCTTCTGTAAAACAAATTAAATCGGGGGCTTTTGACATATATAATTTAAGAGAAATAAAAATGTATTCATATGAACCTCCTGTAATATCCCAAAATACATTTACCTCAGAGATTACAAAGAATGCAACTCTTAAAGTTCCTTCCGGTCAATCATCTAAATATAAAGAAGCTGAACATTGGAAAGAATTTTTATCAATAGAGGAATACAATCCCAATGGTGGAGATCTTATTCATCACTCAATACAAGTTTCTTATAATGAAGGATCTGTAAAACTTAATGATAACTATATAGAAAATGGATCTTCCGTCTCTGTTACAGACCAAACTGATATTCGACTATTAATCCAACCTAAAACGAATTATCACTTAAAACAAGTAATGGTAAATGATAAAGATATGACAGGGCAAGTAAAAGATAAATTGTTAACGCTACTTTCAGTGTCTTGTGATCAAATAATAACAATCACTTTTGAATTAAATATTTATACTGTACAAGTTTTTTATAATAATGAAGGTGGAACGGTAAAGGTGAATGATGATATTGTTACTTCCGGTCTTCCGTCTTCGGTCACAGCATTAACTAACGTAGAAGTAGCAATAACTCCTAAAACCGGTTACCATATTGAAAAAGTTTTACGGCTCTATACAGATGTAACCAATCAATTAGCAAATAATATACTCACTATCTCATCTATTTCTGCCAATACAGAACTCACAGTCAGATTTGAACAAGACGCTCCAATAAATCATACAGTAAAAGTATCTTATAACGAAGGTGGAAAGGTCAAAATAAATAATACCCTTGTAACTAACGGTGCACCTATTCCTTTTGACGATAAAGCAGATATTCAATTATCAATCATACCCGATACAGATTATCACCTAGAGCAAGTAATAGTCGGGAGTACTGATATGACCCAAGAGGTTAAAAACAATCTGTTACTACTCTCTGCCATATCCGAAGACAAGGATATTAAAATCACTTTTAAAAAGAATGTACCGGCAAGTTATACTTTTAGAGTCCAATATCTTGGATCGGGAAATGGAACTATCAAAGTAGATGGAGAAGTTGCACGAAATGGATTAATTAAAACCATTCCTGCTAATTCTAAAATAGAAATAGAATTATTACCAGATGAAGGCTATTATATTGCCCGTGCAAAAGTTGGTACTACAGATATAACAAATCAGTTAATAAACAACAGATATACAATCCCCTATCTTTCAAGCGATTCGTACATCTCTGTCACTTTTGAAAAAATACCGACATATTATTTAAATATAAAAATGGAAGGAGGATACAGTGATATTAAAATAGATGATCAACTCGTAACCAATTCCACCCAAGTTACAGGTATAAAAGAAAGTTGTTCGCTTTATTTTAAACCCAGTATATATTATAACATAAAAAATGTAACTTTGGGTGAGACAAATATCACAAATCAAATAAAAGACGGGAGGTATAAAATAGAATCAATTAATTCTGACCTTACGCTAAAAATTGAATATATCCGGAAGCAATACACATTATCTGTAAACATTCAAGGTGCAGATAAAATTCAAATAAATGGAGAAGATATAACAAATGGAAGCTCAATCACCACAAACTCCGGATATAATCGCATTGATATATCTTCTGAATATTATTTAATAAAACAAGTTTTGTTAGATAATGAAATTATAAAAAAAGGACCTAGTGGTTATATAGAAATAAGCATGGATAGTGATAAGAAATTAACTATTATTGCAGAACTACGAGAAAAAAGAGAAGTCTCTCTGACATCAGAAGAACCAGGGACATTGGCATCACATCTTTCTGAGGAAGACATGAAAATGGTGACAGATCTCAATATAAGTGGAGAAATAGATCAAAGAGATTTTCTTGTATTGAACCAAATGCAATCTTTATATAAATTGAATTTGATAGTAACAATAAGAGAATACAATAATTATCCAGCTAACACAATACCAGAAAATGCTTTTCATAATAATAAAACCATAAAAATGATTGATCTTTCTAATTCAATAGAAGCTATAGGAAAACAAGCATTTTGGGGTTCAGTAATATCTCATATTAAAAAATACGATGAAAACTTGACAAAAATAGGAGAAGAAGCATTTAAAGATTGCCAGTATCTCATTACTATACCTTCTACTTATAATGTCCCTGTTATAGAAAAAAGTACTTTTGAGAATTGCTCTAGTTTATCGGCTTTACCTTCTTTATACAATTTAATAGAGGTGAAAGAATCGGCATTTAGAAATTGTAAGAACCTGTCTGTAGATTTAGGATCATCTTTAGAGCGTATAGGCAACTATGCTTTTGAAAATGTGAAAGAAATAAATACATTTCCTGTTTTTCAAGGTGAAGCAAAGTTATCATATATAGGTATAGATGCTTTTAAAGGAACTCAAAATAACCGTTTTGACTTTAGTAACTACCCATATTTACAAGAACTACCAAATTTCGAGGGAAGTTCTAATTTAAACCATATAACATTCCCTCCGAACGTAAAAGAAGTTCCTGCCAATACATTTAAAGGTTGTACCTCTTTACAAGAGGTGTACATGAATAATAAAATAGAACGTATCGCAGAAAATGCTTTTTGCGATAGTAACGGTATTTCTTATTTATATGTTCCCGTAAATAACACACCGGAAATTTCCACAAATAGTTTTAGTGAATTCTGTTATATTAATGCTGCACTCATAGTACCGACTGACTACATGTATTTCTATCGCCACCATGCAGTTTGGAGTAAGTTCACTGAGATAAAACATTTAGGGAATGATTCCCATAGGCAAATTAGTGCAACTATTTCGGAGGGAGGACATGTTTTGTCAAAAGCGGAAGAGGATATGTATCCTAATAACACTTTTGATACTGGTAGTTACAATTCTATTTCATACCCAACATCTTCACGTGTAGAGTTTATAGTTGAAATAGACAAAGGATATTCTATCGAATCCATTATCCTAAACGGAGAAGATATTACAAATACAATGGATAACAATAATAAATTCATCATTCCAAATCTAATGGTTGATTCTCACCTGGAGGTCAAATTCAAAAAAGAAGAAGATCCAACTGGCACAGAAACTATACATATCAATAAGCGTATTTATCTTTCCGGTTCTAACCAACTGGTATTTTCCGATTTCAAAATCGGTACTCATGCCATTGTGTTTGATGCCAGCGGACGTATGATTAAACAAATAACAATACGCAATAACATGGAAAGAATCGATTTACCAGGTAGAGGTATTTATTTTGTACGAGTGGAAAATAAATCGACCAAAATCATTCTATAGCTTATAATTTTTCTAATCTCTCTAATAAAAAAAGCAGCCTGTATGTTTACGATCAAAAACATACAGGCTGCTTTTTTCTATAGCTCATAGTCTATACATTATATACTATTTCATAAACACAAAATACACCGCCAGTACCAGACAGACACAAGCCGCCAGATGGTTCCAGTGAAAAGACTCTCCTTTAAATGCAGTGGCACTAAAGATGACGAAGACAATCAGAGTTATAATCTCCTGAATTACTTTTAATTGCATCAAAGTAAACGGACCACCATTGTCTCTGAAACCGATCCTGTTCGCCGGTACCTGCAGGCAATATTCTGCCAAAGCCAATATCCAGCTAAATAAGATCACACCGATAAGAGGCAAATGAGCAAACCAACTGAATTGCTGCTTCATCTTCAAATGACCGTACCAGGCACAAATCATAAAAATATTGGAACCGATCAATAATAGTATTGTATATAACCCTTTCATTTCTTATTTGTTTTTTGAGGTAGATAATCCGTTTGTATATTCGACATGCTGTTCCAAATGCTGTAACGCGCCTCCGGGTTGATAGCCTCCAACCGTGCCAGCACCTCTTTCATATCCGAACGGCTGGAACCCGATTCATAAGGACAGTTCTTGATCTGTTTACGATATCCCTGCCACTCCGCAATACGGATCAGCTCTTTTTCTTCAACCAGGCACATCGGACGAATGATCTCCATATCGAATTTATCCATCTTCAAACGCGGAGGCATCGTCCCGATCGCCCCCTGATGCGTCATGTTCATCAGCAACGTTTCGATGATATCATCCTGATGATGTCCCAAAGCAATCTTGTTACAATTGTGCTTTTTCGCAATATCGAACAAAGCTTTCCGGCGTGTCCAGGAACAAAGGAAACAAGGAGATTTGCGCGTATCGGTAGAAGCATCGAAACTCGTTTCATGAACGACAAAAGGCAATTCATGTTCGTCGGCACAACTTTTCAGATACTCCATATCCGAGCTGTAAGGAATGTTCGTCATGACAATATGCGCCACAACCACCTCAAAACGAGGATG
This is a stretch of genomic DNA from Parabacteroides chongii. It encodes these proteins:
- a CDS encoding leucine-rich repeat domain-containing protein; protein product: MKFLDSTNRREQGGVDRVMKRLMILFLLFISTCFIGKGQDSKPILNIHVAEAGTLDQISVTVPPCIDTGGSSFMCKLDVKITGELNEKDFRTLSQLLEHKWFDLDLSEVNLTEIPRKAFMIKGGTNEGSTVCDAWVQKITLPSTLIKINDLAFAKCEYLKEVDLSKCTKLNYVGYMAFGSCENLLSIDLSNCTELKILGNNAGSIGPFNECKRLKQMILPPNLEIIDSDTFRSCDLEEIEMPSSVKQIKSGAFDIYNLREIKMYSYEPPVISQNTFTSEITKNATLKVPSGQSSKYKEAEHWKEFLSIEEYNPNGGDLIHHSIQVSYNEGSVKLNDNYIENGSSVSVTDQTDIRLLIQPKTNYHLKQVMVNDKDMTGQVKDKLLTLLSVSCDQIITITFELNIYTVQVFYNNEGGTVKVNDDIVTSGLPSSVTALTNVEVAITPKTGYHIEKVLRLYTDVTNQLANNILTISSISANTELTVRFEQDAPINHTVKVSYNEGGKVKINNTLVTNGAPIPFDDKADIQLSIIPDTDYHLEQVIVGSTDMTQEVKNNLLLLSAISEDKDIKITFKKNVPASYTFRVQYLGSGNGTIKVDGEVARNGLIKTIPANSKIEIELLPDEGYYIARAKVGTTDITNQLINNRYTIPYLSSDSYISVTFEKIPTYYLNIKMEGGYSDIKIDDQLVTNSTQVTGIKESCSLYFKPSIYYNIKNVTLGETNITNQIKDGRYKIESINSDLTLKIEYIRKQYTLSVNIQGADKIQINGEDITNGSSITTNSGYNRIDISSEYYLIKQVLLDNEIIKKGPSGYIEISMDSDKKLTIIAELREKREVSLTSEEPGTLASHLSEEDMKMVTDLNISGEIDQRDFLVLNQMQSLYKLNLIVTIREYNNYPANTIPENAFHNNKTIKMIDLSNSIEAIGKQAFWGSVISHIKKYDENLTKIGEEAFKDCQYLITIPSTYNVPVIEKSTFENCSSLSALPSLYNLIEVKESAFRNCKNLSVDLGSSLERIGNYAFENVKEINTFPVFQGEAKLSYIGIDAFKGTQNNRFDFSNYPYLQELPNFEGSSNLNHITFPPNVKEVPANTFKGCTSLQEVYMNNKIERIAENAFCDSNGISYLYVPVNNTPEISTNSFSEFCYINAALIVPTDYMYFYRHHAVWSKFTEIKHLGNDSHRQISATISEGGHVLSKAEEDMYPNNTFDTGSYNSISYPTSSRVEFIVEIDKGYSIESIILNGEDITNTMDNNNKFIIPNLMVDSHLEVKFKKEEDPTGTETIHINKRIYLSGSNQLVFSDFKIGTHAIVFDASGRMIKQITIRNNMERIDLPGRGIYFVRVENKSTKIIL
- a CDS encoding DMT family protein, whose product is MKGLYTILLLIGSNIFMICAWYGHLKMKQQFSWFAHLPLIGVILFSWILALAEYCLQVPANRIGFRDNGGPFTLMQLKVIQEIITLIVFVIFSATAFKGESFHWNHLAACVCLVLAVYFVFMK
- a CDS encoding ATP-binding protein, whose amino-acid sequence is MAKLTAEELLFRKVEEKVKKAIYEYGLIANGDRILIGLSGGKDSLALVDLLGRRSKIYHPRFEVVVAHIVMTNIPYSSDMEYLKSCADEHELPFVVHETSFDASTDTRKSPCFLCSWTRRKALFDIAKKHNCNKIALGHHQDDIIETLLMNMTHQGAIGTMPPRLKMDKFDMEIIRPMCLVEEKELIRIAEWQGYRKQIKNCPYESGSSRSDMKEVLARLEAINPEARYSIWNSMSNIQTDYLPQKTNKK